One Coccinella septempunctata chromosome 1, icCocSept1.1, whole genome shotgun sequence DNA window includes the following coding sequences:
- the LOC123322997 gene encoding THAP domain-containing protein 1-like encodes MPNMCCVPGCRGNYRNGPKVHVFKFPTDTCLLKKWISAIPRQNFEPSVFSRVCEKHFGDDNFIKSTSAKDSRTGHTVTVPLKIPRLRRDAVPTLFPNCPKYLSKDIKL; translated from the exons ATGCCCAATATGTGTTGTGTTCCGGGGTGTAGGGGAAATTATCGAAACGGGCCGAAAGTGCACGTTTTTAAGTTCCCAACGGATACGTGTTTACTTAAAAAGTGGATTTCCGCCATTCCTAGGCAAAATTTTGAACCATCCGTTTTCAGCAGAGTTTGTGAGAAACATTTTGGAGACGATAATTTCATCAAATCCACTTCAGCCAAGGATTCTAGAACTGGCCATACAGTAACAGTACCTCTGAAAATCCCTAGGTTAAGAAGAGATGCTGTTCCTACTCTGTTTCCAAACTGTCCTAAGTATTTATCGAAAGATATCAAG TTATAA